The Tenacibaculum jejuense genome includes a window with the following:
- a CDS encoding MATE family efflux transporter: MKKFINYIKDFFNRSGGFVLGATIIARGLSFVTSWIALQLISKKALGEVLYAWNIITFILPLVGLGLHQSYIRYGALLKSKKDKEQLLFYVLKRGVLISLIMSFFVAIFGFSFDFSIDNSGRYLAIFSLIFVPFFLFEILKIKTRLLHKNKKHAFIDISYSLIMVTLVTILSFTFQEIGYIIALLLSPSICVAFYFKEFKGVLQLLTRPKLNIIDIRFWKYGVFGGLSNVATILLFAIDILLIGNILQEPEKVTVYRYISLLPFSILFLPRAFITTDFVTLTEKINNTTFIKNYCINYCKLFLVISIIYISFFYAFDDFFLNLLDTSFVDYKESFLILNIGICGILILRGLFGNLLSSLGLVQVNFYITLAALLINYFANQKLIPEYGIKGAAITSASLQWFTGIASFIFFLIYYKRKSSIS, encoded by the coding sequence TTGAAAAAGTTTATCAATTACATAAAAGATTTTTTTAACCGATCAGGAGGTTTTGTTTTAGGCGCAACAATAATTGCAAGAGGTTTATCTTTTGTTACCTCTTGGATTGCTTTACAATTAATTTCTAAAAAAGCTTTAGGAGAAGTTCTTTATGCTTGGAATATTATAACATTTATTCTGCCTTTAGTTGGCTTAGGTTTACACCAAAGTTACATTCGATACGGAGCTTTATTAAAATCCAAAAAAGATAAAGAACAACTACTGTTTTATGTTTTAAAAAGAGGAGTTTTAATATCTCTAATCATGAGCTTTTTTGTTGCTATATTTGGATTTAGTTTCGATTTTTCAATAGATAACTCAGGAAGGTATTTAGCTATTTTCTCATTAATATTTGTCCCTTTTTTCTTGTTTGAAATTTTAAAAATAAAAACTCGATTACTTCACAAAAACAAAAAACATGCTTTTATAGATATTTCATATTCGCTTATTATGGTAACTCTTGTTACTATTTTAAGTTTTACGTTTCAAGAAATTGGATATATCATCGCGCTGTTGTTATCTCCCTCTATTTGTGTCGCTTTTTATTTCAAAGAATTTAAAGGCGTTTTACAGTTATTAACACGCCCTAAATTAAATATTATCGATATCCGTTTTTGGAAATATGGTGTATTTGGCGGACTTTCAAATGTTGCAACTATATTACTCTTTGCTATTGATATTCTTCTGATAGGAAATATTTTACAAGAGCCAGAAAAAGTTACAGTTTATAGGTATATTTCATTATTACCGTTTAGTATTTTATTCTTACCAAGAGCTTTTATAACTACTGATTTTGTTACATTAACTGAGAAGATTAATAACACTACTTTTATAAAAAACTACTGTATAAATTATTGTAAGCTGTTCTTAGTAATTAGCATAATCTATATTTCTTTTTTTTATGCTTTTGATGACTTTTTCTTGAATCTATTGGATACATCTTTTGTTGATTACAAAGAAAGTTTTTTAATTCTTAACATAGGGATTTGTGGAATTTTAATCTTGAGAGGATTATTTGGAAATTTACTTTCTTCGTTAGGTTTAGTACAAGTTAACTTCTACATTACATTGGCTGCCCTACTTATAAATTACTTTGCTAATCAAAAATTAATTCCCGAATATGGAATTAAAGGTGCTGCTATCACTTCTGCAAGTTTGCAATGGTTTACAGGAATTGCTTCTTTTATCTTCTTCTTAATATACTATAAAAGAAAGAGTTCTATTTCTTAA
- a CDS encoding polysaccharide deacetylase family protein: MILVYTHKVTPRVRYIFKHIFTRTLQIEVDFTSKVEDFVAFAGPKMSYTKVPLGNEFFIKSTNLLFEQGVSDVQIDVSVWEDVPCFFFQGQKSTIPFDVFSASFFLITRYEEYLPHIKDQYGRFPANQSLAFQNGFLEKPVIDIWAYKLLDKIKERFPDYEYKERTYQYISTIDVDHAYAYKYKSSIRAIGGFLKDIYKLNFLHAIDRIAVRFNLRKDPYNTFEEIISLKKKYQVRTIFFFLIGDYSTYDTNVSASKNKFRLLIKDMVDYARVGLHPSFYTMNDVEKLKTEKERLEGITNMPIFRSRQHYLRFALPDTFQKLIDLEIHEDYSMGYASHVGFRASTCTPFYFYDLDFEIQTPLRIFPFALMDTTLNDYMKLTPKQSLGKINDLNNEVKKVKGTFITLFHNESLSGYMRWKGWGRVYESMLKIITNS, from the coding sequence TTGATACTAGTTTACACACATAAAGTTACCCCAAGAGTACGCTATATATTTAAACATATTTTTACGCGTACTTTACAAATAGAAGTCGATTTTACCTCTAAAGTAGAAGACTTTGTTGCTTTTGCTGGTCCTAAAATGTCCTACACTAAAGTACCTTTAGGAAATGAGTTTTTTATAAAAAGTACTAACTTATTATTTGAACAGGGCGTAAGTGATGTACAAATAGATGTTTCTGTTTGGGAAGATGTTCCTTGTTTCTTTTTTCAAGGTCAGAAATCAACCATACCATTTGATGTCTTTTCGGCAAGTTTTTTCTTGATTACAAGATATGAAGAGTACTTACCACATATTAAAGATCAATACGGTCGTTTTCCCGCAAACCAAAGTTTAGCCTTTCAAAATGGATTTCTAGAAAAACCAGTGATAGATATTTGGGCGTATAAACTTTTAGATAAAATTAAAGAACGATTTCCAGATTACGAGTATAAAGAAAGAACATACCAATACATATCTACAATAGATGTTGATCATGCTTATGCTTACAAATACAAAAGTTCAATTAGAGCCATAGGCGGTTTTCTAAAAGATATTTATAAACTTAATTTTTTACATGCAATAGATCGTATAGCTGTACGATTTAATCTACGTAAAGATCCTTACAATACTTTTGAGGAAATCATTTCTCTAAAGAAAAAATATCAAGTTAGAACAATTTTCTTTTTTTTAATTGGAGATTATTCCACTTATGATACTAACGTTTCTGCGTCAAAAAATAAATTTCGATTATTGATAAAAGATATGGTAGATTATGCAAGGGTTGGATTACATCCTTCATTTTATACCATGAATGATGTTGAAAAATTGAAAACAGAGAAAGAACGTTTAGAAGGTATTACTAATATGCCAATTTTTAGATCGAGACAGCATTATCTTCGATTCGCTTTACCAGATACGTTTCAGAAATTAATTGATTTAGAGATTCATGAAGATTATTCTATGGGATACGCAAGTCATGTTGGGTTTCGAGCAAGTACATGCACACCTTTTTATTTTTATGATTTAGATTTTGAAATTCAAACACCATTGCGAATTTTTCCTTTTGCACTAATGGATACAACATTAAATGATTACATGAAACTTACACCTAAACAATCTTTAGGAAAAATTAATGATTTAAATAATGAAGTAAAAAAAGTAAAAGGAACCTTTATTACATTATTTCATAACGAAAGTTTAAGTGGTTACATGCGTTGGAAAGGTTGGGGAAGAGTATATGAATCTATGTTGAAAATTATTACAAATTCATGA
- the radC gene encoding RadC family protein — MKKLSIKSWAIDDRPREKLLHNGKTIVTNAELIAILISSGNRNESAVELSKRILASVNNSLNDLSKLSIQELMKFKGIGEAKAVSIITALELGKRRHFEEGKIVHKIKSSKDVFNFMQPIVGDLPHEEFWVLYLNNSNTILDKYQTSKGGLVSALVDVRLIYKKALELGAIGIVLIHNHPSGKLSPSTSDIQLTEKIKKAGKALDIKVLDHLIITEKAYFSFADEGIL; from the coding sequence ATGAAAAAGTTAAGTATAAAGTCTTGGGCTATTGATGATAGACCAAGAGAAAAATTGTTGCACAATGGAAAAACTATAGTCACCAATGCAGAATTAATTGCGATTCTGATAAGTTCTGGTAATAGAAATGAAAGTGCTGTAGAATTATCCAAACGCATTTTAGCCTCAGTAAATAATAGTTTAAATGACTTATCGAAGCTTTCCATACAAGAATTAATGAAATTTAAAGGTATTGGAGAAGCAAAAGCCGTTAGCATTATCACAGCTCTCGAATTAGGCAAAAGACGTCATTTTGAAGAAGGTAAAATTGTTCACAAGATTAAATCATCAAAAGATGTTTTTAATTTTATGCAACCCATTGTTGGAGATTTACCGCACGAAGAGTTTTGGGTATTGTATTTAAATAATTCAAATACAATTTTAGATAAATATCAAACAAGTAAAGGAGGGTTAGTAAGTGCTTTAGTCGATGTTCGGTTAATTTATAAGAAAGCTTTAGAATTAGGAGCAATTGGTATTGTTTTAATTCACAATCACCCTTCTGGTAAACTATCACCAAGTACATCAGATATTCAGCTTACAGAAAAGATAAAAAAAGCAGGTAAGGCTTTAGATATAAAAGTTCTCGATCATTTAATTATAACTGAAAAAGCTTACTTTAGCTTTGCAGACGAGGGAATACTGTAA
- the trkA gene encoding Trk system potassium transporter TrkA produces the protein MKIIIAGAGDVGFHLAKLLSYESQDTYIVDLDGDKLNYINNHLDVITKKGDATSIKLLKEIGIGNADLLLAVTENQNTNFTISVIGKALGVNKTIARIKNPEFLNSEAINFQDFGVDFMISPEELAAEEIKLLLHQSSFNDTVAFENGLFNVMGTTLGYKSPIVNLSVKEAKEKFNMVDFITIAIKREGIAQTIIPRGDTEYKMNDQVYFSVPNYSIEKLYPIIGKEHLDIKNVMILGGSSIGKKTARNLCKDNFKVKLVEKDRDKALTLAEDLRTTLVINGDGRELELLEEENIRDMDAFIAVTGDSETNIMSCLVAKSKGVRKTVALVENMDYINISQTIGIDTLINKKLIAASNIFRHIRKGEILALANLHNIDAEVFEFEVQNGAKVTEKPIKELRFPREAVFGGIIRNGKALMSFGDMQIEAGDHAIVFCLPEAISTVEDLFN, from the coding sequence ATGAAAATTATAATAGCCGGAGCTGGTGATGTTGGATTTCATCTGGCTAAACTCCTATCATACGAATCTCAGGATACTTATATTGTCGATTTAGATGGCGATAAGCTGAATTATATCAATAATCACTTAGATGTTATCACAAAAAAAGGAGATGCAACTTCTATAAAACTTTTAAAAGAAATAGGTATTGGAAACGCTGATTTACTATTGGCAGTTACTGAGAATCAAAACACAAACTTTACTATTTCTGTAATTGGTAAAGCTTTAGGAGTGAACAAAACAATTGCTAGAATAAAAAATCCTGAATTTTTAAATAGTGAAGCTATAAACTTTCAAGATTTTGGTGTTGACTTTATGATTTCTCCAGAAGAATTAGCCGCTGAAGAAATTAAACTTTTATTACATCAATCTTCTTTCAATGATACTGTTGCTTTTGAGAATGGCTTATTTAATGTCATGGGAACTACTTTAGGTTATAAATCACCTATTGTAAACCTTTCTGTAAAAGAAGCCAAGGAGAAATTCAACATGGTTGATTTTATTACCATTGCAATTAAAAGAGAAGGTATTGCTCAAACAATTATCCCTAGAGGGGATACTGAGTACAAGATGAATGACCAAGTATATTTTTCTGTTCCTAACTATAGCATAGAAAAATTATACCCTATTATTGGAAAAGAGCATTTAGACATTAAAAATGTAATGATACTTGGTGGTAGTAGTATCGGTAAAAAAACGGCAAGAAATCTTTGTAAAGATAATTTTAAGGTAAAATTAGTTGAAAAAGATAGAGATAAAGCTTTAACACTTGCTGAAGATTTAAGAACTACCCTAGTTATTAATGGTGATGGTAGAGAGCTAGAGTTGCTAGAAGAAGAAAACATTAGAGATATGGATGCGTTTATAGCAGTTACAGGTGACTCTGAAACGAATATCATGTCTTGTTTAGTTGCAAAATCTAAAGGTGTTAGAAAAACTGTAGCTTTAGTAGAAAATATGGATTATATCAATATTTCTCAAACTATAGGGATAGATACACTTATTAATAAAAAATTAATTGCTGCTAGTAATATTTTTAGACATATTAGAAAAGGAGAAATTTTAGCGTTAGCAAACCTTCATAATATTGATGCTGAAGTTTTTGAATTTGAAGTTCAAAATGGTGCTAAAGTAACTGAAAAGCCTATTAAAGAACTACGTTTCCCTCGTGAAGCTGTTTTTGGAGGAATTATAAGAAATGGAAAAGCTCTAATGTCTTTTGGTGATATGCAAATAGAAGCAGGTGACCATGCTATAGTTTTCTGTTTACCAGAAGCCATCTCTACTGTCGAGGATTTATTTAACTAA
- a CDS encoding TrkH family potassium uptake protein yields MENLNLKLIFRFLGITAVLNGFFMWLAIPFSFYFEETDVVLGILNSGIITISLGLLLYFFNKPTNNNLLKKEGYLIVTLGWVTLTLTGMLPYLLTGSIPSIPNALFETISGYSTTGSSILTDIESMPKGILFWRSATHWIGGMGIIVLTIAILPLLGIGGMQLFLAEAPGPSADKLHPRITDTAKRLWLIYVGLTIAQFLLLKVAGMTWYDAINHAMATVSTGGFSTKNASVAYWNGMPLIQYIIILFMFIAGTNFVLTYFALKGKFKKVIQSEEFKYYGLGIFLVTTLVTLSIIFFQDDTLKTSIEHPMVFGRVESSFRHALFSVISVVTTTGFVTADFTMWSYFVTAIFFALFFVGGSAGSTSGGVKVVRHIVMLKNSFLEFKKSLHPNAIIPVRYDGKAVKQTIVFNIISFFILYMLIFIVGTVVLAMLGLDIKSALGACASSLGNIGPAIGSVSPVDNFSHLSTGAKLFCSFLMLIGRLELFTVLILFTPFFWKKN; encoded by the coding sequence ATGGAAAACTTAAACCTTAAATTAATCTTTAGATTTTTAGGAATAACCGCAGTGCTTAATGGTTTTTTTATGTGGTTAGCAATTCCTTTTAGTTTCTATTTTGAAGAAACAGATGTAGTATTAGGAATTTTAAACTCAGGAATTATTACAATATCTTTAGGTTTACTCCTTTATTTCTTTAATAAACCCACAAATAACAATTTACTTAAAAAAGAAGGATATCTTATAGTTACTTTAGGATGGGTTACACTTACTTTAACGGGTATGTTACCTTATTTACTAACAGGCAGTATACCGTCTATTCCTAATGCATTATTTGAAACTATATCTGGATACTCTACAACTGGTTCCTCTATTTTAACAGATATAGAAAGCATGCCTAAAGGAATACTTTTTTGGCGAAGTGCTACACACTGGATTGGTGGTATGGGAATTATAGTTCTTACTATTGCAATTTTACCTTTATTAGGTATCGGTGGTATGCAGCTGTTTTTAGCAGAAGCACCTGGTCCTTCTGCAGATAAATTGCATCCTAGAATTACAGATACTGCTAAACGTTTGTGGTTAATTTATGTAGGTTTAACTATTGCTCAATTTTTACTATTAAAGGTTGCTGGTATGACTTGGTACGACGCTATAAATCATGCTATGGCCACTGTTAGTACAGGAGGTTTTTCTACTAAAAATGCAAGTGTTGCATACTGGAATGGAATGCCTTTAATTCAGTATATTATAATTTTATTCATGTTTATTGCGGGGACAAACTTTGTGTTAACTTATTTTGCTTTAAAAGGTAAATTCAAAAAAGTAATTCAAAGTGAAGAATTTAAATACTATGGTTTAGGTATTTTTCTAGTGACTACTCTAGTTACATTATCTATTATCTTTTTTCAAGATGATACTTTAAAAACATCTATAGAACACCCTATGGTTTTTGGTCGTGTGGAAAGCTCATTTCGCCATGCTTTGTTCTCTGTAATCTCAGTGGTAACGACAACCGGTTTTGTTACAGCAGATTTTACTATGTGGAGCTATTTTGTAACAGCTATATTTTTTGCTTTGTTCTTTGTAGGAGGATCTGCAGGCTCTACATCTGGTGGTGTAAAAGTTGTTCGCCATATCGTAATGTTAAAAAATAGTTTTTTAGAGTTCAAAAAGTCGTTACATCCAAATGCAATTATACCTGTTCGTTATGATGGGAAAGCAGTAAAACAAACTATAGTTTTTAATATTATTTCTTTCTTTATCCTTTATATGTTAATCTTTATAGTAGGAACTGTAGTTTTAGCAATGTTAGGCTTAGATATAAAGTCTGCACTTGGCGCTTGTGCTTCTTCATTAGGAAATATTGGTCCAGCTATAGGAAGTGTTAGTCCAGTTGATAATTTCTCTCACCTTTCTACAGGTGCTAAATTATTTTGTTCATTCTTAATGTTAATTGGGCGTTTGGAGTTATTTACAGTACTTATTTTATTTACTCCTTTCTTCTGGAAAAAGAACTAA
- a CDS encoding phage tail protein, producing MDPFLGQIQTFGFNFAPRGWSTCEGQLLAIASNTALFSLLGTTYGGDGRTTFGLPDLRGRSIVGIGRGPGLSTITWGERGGSESFNILTNQLPPHHHTQLIPVNEDGGETDDPNNAVIGNSGTASFNAAASPNSYLKPSNTGNTGSGSSILKRSPFLGMYVCIALVGIFPSRS from the coding sequence ATGGATCCATTTTTAGGACAAATTCAAACATTCGGATTTAATTTTGCACCACGAGGTTGGTCAACTTGCGAAGGACAGCTATTAGCTATTGCCAGTAATACTGCACTATTTTCTTTACTTGGAACTACGTATGGCGGTGACGGAAGAACAACTTTTGGACTACCTGATCTAAGAGGGCGTAGTATAGTTGGAATTGGTCGTGGCCCAGGGCTTTCTACTATTACTTGGGGAGAAAGAGGTGGTTCAGAAAGCTTTAACATTTTAACAAATCAACTACCACCACATCATCATACACAATTAATTCCTGTCAATGAAGATGGCGGTGAAACTGATGATCCTAATAATGCTGTTATTGGTAACTCAGGAACAGCTTCATTTAATGCGGCAGCTTCACCTAACAGCTATTTAAAACCTTCAAATACAGGAAATACTGGTTCTGGAAGTTCTATTTTAAAAAGATCTCCTTTTTTAGGTATGTATGTATGTATAGCTCTAGTTGGTATCTTTCCTTCAAGAAGCTAA
- a CDS encoding ABC transporter substrate-binding protein encodes MKKIGVLLPSSKAYPKLSKEFIAGLTLNLPKDFEIKVEGIGFGENKEVIKNAIQKLVYQENISILTGILGHKDLDDICEFVSNLDEVMIFSNLGASTPLNLNKWSNIYCNSFQLNKSTYLLGNLFTEEKFEKIGISTCYNDAGYAFHRILETAFKKEEKLEFAGHFITPLYPRKNEAELMLSFIKEAKPDAIFCSHNGVFAQEHADFLRQNKVTSKDIPMYMNPFSIDEKVLQKSPKIFDGVKCVSSWFPELNNKENKSFTKNYLNKFDNKPSIFSLLGFENSILIQDFLKDSLNSDINLKGPRGLLKFNRDTSRTDFDHYLWNLNYENDNYKISLEKKLNQDKKSDNHFFAMLPKVSGWSNAYLCH; translated from the coding sequence ATGAAAAAAATAGGCGTTCTTTTACCTAGTTCTAAAGCATACCCAAAATTATCTAAAGAGTTTATAGCTGGGTTAACATTAAACTTACCAAAAGATTTTGAAATAAAGGTAGAAGGTATTGGTTTTGGAGAGAATAAAGAAGTCATTAAAAATGCAATACAAAAATTAGTTTACCAAGAAAACATATCAATACTAACAGGGATTTTAGGTCATAAGGACCTAGATGACATTTGCGAATTTGTTAGTAATTTAGATGAAGTTATGATATTTTCAAACTTAGGGGCTTCTACTCCATTAAATTTGAATAAATGGTCTAACATCTATTGCAATTCATTTCAATTAAACAAATCAACTTATTTACTCGGAAATCTCTTTACTGAAGAAAAATTCGAAAAAATAGGTATATCGACATGCTACAATGATGCTGGTTATGCATTCCATAGGATATTAGAAACTGCTTTTAAAAAAGAAGAAAAACTTGAATTTGCTGGACATTTTATTACTCCTTTATACCCTAGAAAAAATGAAGCTGAACTTATGCTAAGTTTTATAAAAGAAGCTAAACCTGATGCTATTTTTTGCTCTCACAATGGAGTTTTTGCTCAAGAACATGCTGATTTTCTTAGGCAAAATAAGGTTACCAGCAAAGATATACCAATGTATATGAATCCTTTTTCGATTGACGAAAAAGTATTACAGAAATCTCCAAAGATATTTGACGGTGTTAAATGTGTTTCTTCATGGTTTCCTGAATTAAACAATAAAGAGAACAAATCATTCACAAAAAACTACTTAAACAAGTTTGATAATAAACCATCTATTTTCTCTTTACTTGGTTTCGAAAATAGCATATTAATACAAGATTTTTTAAAAGATAGTCTTAATTCAGATATAAATTTAAAAGGCCCTAGAGGATTACTTAAATTCAATAGAGATACATCGAGAACAGATTTTGATCATTACCTATGGAATCTAAATTATGAAAATGATAATTATAAAATTTCTTTAGAAAAAAAATTAAATCAAGATAAAAAATCAGATAATCATTTTTTTGCAATGCTGCCAAAAGTTTCAGGATGGAGTAACGCATATTTATGTCATTAA